The following coding sequences lie in one Trichoderma breve strain T069 chromosome 1, whole genome shotgun sequence genomic window:
- a CDS encoding thioredoxin domain-containing protein produces the protein MRLTPFTLLSGLAAFGLFGSSAAADDKDSTGPTNTYFDSVAVPPLIDLTPDNWEKEVGKSKWLLVKHYSPYCHHCIHYAPTFQTTYEFYYTSKTEGAGEATFTDLYDFRFGAVNCIAYSDLCVENGVKLYPTTTLYEDGKEEALEKTKPGSRPKTLALPEPGDKVRPKSEPKREEDEEAAPKSEADGKKLEAAPKNEADGKKLEKKPKKPVATPNEDGKSVALTAENFQRLVTFTSDPWFIKFYAPWCPHCQDMAPTWEQVAKTMKGKLNIGEVNCDKESRLCKDVGARAFPTILFFKGGERSEYEGLRGLGDFIQYAEKAVDLASGVPDVDLASFKAIEQKEDVIFVYFYDHATTSEDFKALERLPLSLIGHAKLVKTKDPAMYDRFKITTWPRFMVSREGRPTYFPPLTPNAMRDTNQVLDWMRSVWLPLVPELLVTNARQIMDNKVVVLGVLNRDDQESFQGALREMKSAANEWMDRQIQEFQLERKKLRDAKQMRIEEAEDRDDQRALRAAKAIHVDMTNSGRREVAFAWVDGVSWQRWIRTTYGIDVKDGERVIINDQDNRKYWDTTVTGNYILVSRTSILETLDKVVYTPQALKPKLTISSFEKIFFDIRQSFTEHPYLSFGCIVSIAFGVFSWLRGRNRRGRGHFRLEDSISIRDFKDGFLGGSNGNTKAD, from the exons ATGCGGCTGACGCCCTTTACTCTACTCtctggccttgctgccttCGGGCTATTTGGCTcttcggcagcggcggatGATAAAGACTCGACCGGCCCCACGAACACATATTTCGACTCTGTTGCGGTGCCTCCGTTAATAGATCTGACGCCTGACAACtgggagaaggaggttgGCAAAAGCAAATGGCTTCTTGTCAAGCATTACAG TCCGTACTGCCATCACTGCATTCATTACGCCCCGACCTTTCAGACAACATACGAATTCTACTATACGTCCAAGACTGAGGGAGCTGGCGAAGCGACCTTTACCGACTTGTACGATTTTAGATTTGGTGCAGTTAATTGCATCGCATACAGCGACCTTTGCGTTGAGAATGGTGTCAAGTTGTACCCTACCACGACTCTATATGAGGATGGCAAAGAG GAAGCcttggagaagacaaagcCCGGATCTCGGCCCAAGACTCTCGCATTGCCTGAGCCAGGCGATAAAGTGCGTCCAAAGTCTGAGCCAAAacgagaggaagatgaagaggcagcaCCCAAAAGCGAAGCCGACGggaagaagctcgaggcAGCGCCCAAGAACGAGGCTGATGGGAAGaaactggagaagaagcccaagaagcctGTTGCTACACCAAACGAAGATGGAAAGTCAGTGGCACTCACAGCTGAGAACTTCCAGCGTCTAGTGACATTCACTTCAGATCCGTGGTTTATCAAGTTCTACGCGCCTTGGTGTCCCCACTGCCAAGACATGGCCCCTACCTGGGAGCAGGTAGCCAAGACCATGAAGGGTAAACTCAACATTGGAGAAGTCAATTGTGACAAGGAATCGCGATTGTGCAAAGACGTCGGTGCTCGAGCATTCCCTactattctcttcttcaagggtGGCGAGCGCTCCGAGTATGAAGGCCTCCGAGGACTGGGCGACTTCATCCAGTATGCCGAAAAGGCTGTCGATCTTGCCAGCGGCGTTCCCGACGTGGATCTGGCATCATTCAAAGCCATCGAGCAGAAGGAGGATGTCATTTTTGTCTACTTTTATGACCACGCCACAACCTCGGAAGACTTTAAGGCTCTTGAGAGACTTCCCCTCAGCCTCATCGGACATGCTAAGCTCGTCAAGACCAAGGATCCCGCCATGTACGATCGGTTCAAGATTACTACTTGGCCGAGGTTTATGGTCTCGAGAGAGGGCCGTCCCACTTACTTCCCTCCCCTCACCCCCAACGCAATGAGAGATACCAATCAAGTCCTGGACTGGATGAGATCGGTCTGGCTCCCCCTAGTCCCTGAACTGCTGGTAACAAACGCGCGCCAGATCATGGACAACAAGGTTGTTGTGCTAGGTGTCTTGAACCGAGACGACCAAGAATCTTTCCAGGGTGCGCTCCGAGAGATGAAGAGCGCAGCAAACGAGTGGATGGACAGACAGATTCAAGAATTTCAGttggagagaaagaagctgcGAGATGCGAAGCAGATGAGGattgaagaggccgaggaccGGGACGACCAGCGGGCTCTGCgtgccgccaaggccattcATGTCGACATGACCAACTCCGGACGGAGGGAAGTGGCATTTGCGTGGGTTGACGGTGTCTCTTGGCAGCGCTGGATCCGGACCACCTATGGTATTGACGTCAAGGATGGAGAAAGAGTCATTATCAACGACCAAGAT AACCGAAAGTACTGGGACACTACCGTGACCGGCAACTACATTCTCGTCAGCCGCACGTCCATCCTGGAGACCCTCGACAAGGTCGTCTATACCCCCCAGGCCCTCAAGCCCAAGctcaccatctcctcctttgaGAAGATCTTCTTCGACATCCGCCAGTCCTTCACCGAGCACCCTTACCTGTCCTTTGGCTGCATCGTTAGCATCGCCTTCGGAGTCTTCTCCTGGCTTCGTGGCCGAAACCGCCGTGGCCGCGGTCACTTCCGTCTCGAGGattccatcagcatcaggGACTTTAAGGACGGATTCCTTGGTGGTTCTAACGGCAACACCAAGGCCGACTAA
- a CDS encoding PLD-like domain-containing protein, which produces MGLFGKVEAFFGGGEEERHSHSHSGYQCDELHPEEHSANRFQSFAAPSSGNIKWFVDGCSYFWAVSEALQRAQESIYILDWWLSPELYLRRPPSRNEQYRLDAMLKAAAERGVKVHVIVYKEVEAALTLDSAHTKHALEKLHPNISVFRHPDHAPAGYDIASEIGNSFKNLTNFNLATMSKDTLKAIYGAADDVVLYWAHHEKLLVVDRNLVFMGGLDLCFGRWDTNSHPIADAHPGNVDNIIFPGQDYNNARIFDFADVGNWDQNQLDRTKSSRMGWSDVALSMNGPIVSDLVSHFVDRWNFMYDAKYNEKDPGKYVRLNMPGNYGSSQRGYEQEGSEEQEYEGRRGGRGMLSRFTDSLADEMGNLGLSEGHRSHHSHRSHRSEEYDDERSYDRRSGRGGARIQLTRSCTKWSSGHATEHSIANAYVSAITNARHFVYIENQFFITATSDEQRPVSNKIGAAIVDRIVRAYEEGQPFKVWVVMPAVPAFAGDLKSKDALGTRAIMEFQYNSISRGGHSIIQKLVAAGIENPREYIGFYNLRNYDRINTSSTLRQAESRSGVSYEDARRYHDDYVNEERYSRDDEEHYERDRYSRDDRYSRGDEDRYDRDRYSRGEEDRYDQDRYGRGDEDRYGRDRYDRGDEDRYGRRNEDSSNYDRYQRQAQSVPDDTQDTVSAAYMKNGPNISHIPWNGAPEDEFNAFVSEQLYIHTKLLIADDRLVICGSANLNDRSQLGTHDSEIAVVIEGPTTLDSYMNGEQYAASEFAASLRRQIFRKHLGLLPDQRWDQPTQNWLPVTDAPNDYDWGSSADRLVEDPLSPDFLNLWEDVAHTNTKVFSRAFHPVPDDRVRTWDDYDEFFSKHFIIPTAKGDDKKPKDGEEGKVPYGHVVPEEFPGGVEELKDWLGRIRGNLVNMPLQFLIDVEDIAEEGLTLNGLTDELYT; this is translated from the exons ATGGGTCTCTTCGGCAAGGTCGAAGCCTTCTTCGGaggcggagaggaggaaaggCACTCTCATTCGCACTCGGGCTATCAGTGCGATGAGCTTCACCCTGAAGAACACAGTGCCAACAGATTCCAGTCCTTTGCAGCTCCTTCATCCGGCAACATCAAGTGGTTCGTCGATGGCTGCTCCTACTTTTGGGCCGTGTCCGAGGCTCTACAAA GGGCACAGGAGAGCATATATATCCTCGATTGGTGGTTGAGCCCTGAGCTCTACCTACGTCGCCCTCCTTCTCGCAACGAGCAGTATCGCCTTGACGCTATGCTTaaggctgccgccgagcGTGGAGTCAAGGTCCATGTCATTGTGTACAAAGAAGTAGAGGCAGCTCTCACGCTTGACTCTGCG CACACAAAGCATGCCCTTGAGAAGCTACACCCCAACATCAGCGTATTCCGTCATCCTGATCACGCCCCGGCTGGATACGACATTGCTTCGGAAATTGGCAACTCCTTCAAGAATTTGACAAACTTTAACTTGGCAACCATGTCCAAGGACACTCTAAAGGCAATCTACGGTGCAGCAGACGATGTTGTTCTCTACTGGGCTCATCATGAAAAGCTCCTTGTTGTCGACCGTAATTTGGTTTTCATGGGTGGTCTTGATCTGT GCTTCGGACGATGGGATACCAATT CCCATCCAATTGCAGATGCTCACCCTGGAAATGTCGAtaacatcatcttccccGGCCAGGACTACAACAATGCCCGAATTTTCGACTTTGCTGATGTTGGAAACTGGGATCAGAATCAGC TGGATCGAACCAAGAGCTCAAGAATGGGCTGGTCCGATGTCGCCTTGTCCATGAACGGCCCCATCGTGTCTGATCTTGTATCTCACTTTGTCGATAGATG GAACTTCATGTATGATGCCAAGTATAACGAAAAGGACCCCGGAAAGTATGTAAGACTTAACATGCCCGGAAATTATGGTTCATCGCAGCGGGGATATGAACAAGAGGGATCTGAAGAGCAAGAGTACGAAGGGCGGAGGGGTGGCCGCGGCATGCTTAGTCGCTTCACCGATTCTCTTGCTGATGAAATGGGAAATCTTGGTTTGTCAGAAGGTCATCGATctcatcattctcatcgTTCCCATCGTTCTGAAGAATACGATGACGAACGCAGCTACGACCGACGCAGTGGCCGGGGAGGTGCTCGCATTCAGCTTACACGAAG CTGCACCAAGTGGTCGTCTGGCCACGCCACAGAGCACTCGATCGCAAATGCTTATGTCAGTGCTATAACGAATGCCAGGCACTTTGTCTACATAGAGAACCAG TTTTTCATCACGGCCACCAGCGACGAGCAGCGCCCCGTGTCTAACAAGATTGGAGCCGCCATAGTTGACCGTATCGTTCGAGCATATGAAGAAGGTCAGCCGTTCAAGGTGTGGGTAGTGATGCCCGCCGTCCCGGCTTTCGCTGGAGACTTGAAGTCCAAGGACGCCCTCGGAACACGAGCCATCATGGAATTCCAGTACAACTCCATCAGCAGGGGCGGACACAGCATTATTCAGAAGCTTGTTGCCGCCGGTATCGAGAACCCAAGGGAGTACATCGGCTTCTACAACCTTCGAAACTATGATCGCATCAACACATCCAGCACCCTGCGGCAGGCAGAATCTCGCTCCGGCGTCTCATATGAGGATGCGCGAAGATATCACGACGACTACGTCAATGAGGAGCGATACAGTCGAGACGATGAGGAGCATTATGAGCGAGACCGCTACAGTCGAGATGACCGCTACAGCCGGGGTGATGAAGACCGCTATGACCGGGACCGCTACAGCCGGGGTGAAGAGGATCGCTATGATCAGGACCGATACGGCAGGGGTGATGAGGACCGCTATGGTCGGGATCGCTACGACCGAGGCGATGAAGACCGCTACGGTCGACGCAATGAGGATTCTTCCAACTACGATAGATATCAACGCCAAGCCCAATCCGTCCCAGATGACACTCAAGATACAGTGAGTGCCGCCTATATGAAGAACGGCCCCAACATTTCCCACATTCCATGGAACGGCGCCCCCGAAGACGAGTTCAACGCCTTCGTGAGCGAGCAGCTATACATCCATACAAAGCTCCTTATTGCCGATGACCGTCTCGTCATCTGCGGCTCCGCCAATTTGAACGATCGCTCCCAGCTGGGAACTCACGACTCTGAGATTGCAGTGGTGATTGAGGGCCCAACTACTCTTGACTCTTACATGAACGGCGAGCAGTACGCAGCCAGTGAATTTGCCGCTTCCCTGCGAAGGCAAATCTTCCGCAAGCACCTCGGCCTGCTCCCCGACCAGCGATGGGACCAGCCAACTCAGAACTGGCTGCCGGTGACCGACGCACCAAACGACTACGACTGGGGCTCGTCTGCCGACAGGCTCGTGGAAGACCCCCTGAGCCCTGACTTTTTAAACCTGTGGGAAGACGTTGCACACACAAACACGAAGGTATTCAGCCGTGCGTTCCATCCCGTTCCTGACGACCGCGTGCGCACCTGGGATGACTACGACGAGTTCTTCTCAAAGCACTTCATCATCCCTACCGCCAAGGGAGACgacaagaagcccaaggacGGAGAGGAGGGCAAAGTCCCTTACGGACACGTCGTTCCCGAAGAGTTCCCCGGTGGTGTGGAGGAGTTGAAGGACTGGCTGGGCCGCATTCGTGGCAACCTCGTCAACATGCCTCTTCAGTTCCTCATCGACGTCGAGGACATTGCCGAGGAAGGTCTGACGCTGAATGGCCTCACGGATGAATTGTACACATAG